From Paenibacillus sp. GP183, one genomic window encodes:
- a CDS encoding aldo/keto reductase yields the protein MTTQSTQKRTLRAFGATGLRLSPLGLGCWQFSKGRGLVGGFWPDLSESAILEIVRISLEGGINWFDTAEVYGGGQSEQMLAAALDKLGPAAADVYIATKWWPAMRTAANIARTIDERLRCLGGRSIALYQVHQPFSLSSVRSEMTAMAELVQKGHIANVGVSNYSARQMRDADRALRDYGLRLASNQVKYSMLDRRIERNGILETAQELGIAIIAYSPLEQGILSGKFHKQPELVRSIKGPRKWMSGFRAEGLHRTQPLIEALDRLAERYAASPTQIALNWLIHAHGDNVFAIPGASKPHHAEENVKAMCFRLSDSEIGELSDIAKVRR from the coding sequence ATGACGACACAGTCGACGCAAAAGCGGACGCTGCGGGCGTTTGGCGCGACCGGGCTGCGGCTATCGCCGCTTGGGCTCGGTTGCTGGCAGTTCAGCAAAGGACGCGGCCTGGTCGGCGGCTTTTGGCCGGATTTGAGCGAGTCGGCTATCCTCGAAATCGTACGGATTTCGCTGGAGGGCGGAATCAACTGGTTCGATACGGCGGAGGTGTACGGCGGCGGGCAGTCGGAGCAAATGCTGGCTGCGGCACTAGATAAGCTCGGACCGGCTGCGGCGGATGTATACATTGCCACCAAGTGGTGGCCGGCGATGCGGACGGCGGCAAACATCGCGAGGACGATCGACGAACGGCTGCGCTGTCTCGGTGGCCGGAGTATCGCGCTGTATCAGGTGCACCAGCCGTTCTCGCTCTCCTCGGTGCGCAGCGAAATGACGGCGATGGCGGAGCTCGTACAGAAGGGGCATATTGCGAACGTCGGCGTCAGCAACTACTCCGCGCGCCAGATGCGCGATGCGGATCGCGCCCTGCGGGATTACGGCCTACGGCTCGCATCGAATCAAGTGAAGTACAGCATGCTGGACCGCCGCATTGAGCGCAACGGCATCCTCGAAACTGCGCAGGAGCTCGGCATCGCAATCATCGCCTACTCACCGCTCGAGCAGGGCATCCTCAGCGGCAAGTTCCACAAGCAACCGGAGCTCGTCCGCAGCATCAAGGGTCCCCGCAAGTGGATGTCCGGCTTCCGCGCCGAAGGCCTGCACCGTACGCAGCCACTGATCGAGGCGCTGGACCGGCTGGCGGAGCGCTACGCCGCGTCTCCGACACAAATCGCACTCAACTGGCTGATCCATGCCCACGGCGACAACGTGTTCGCCATCCCCGGCGCGTCGAAGCCGCACCACGCCGAAGAAAACGTGAAGGCGATGTGCTTTCGCCTGTCCGACAGTGAAATCGGAGAGCTAAGCGACATCGCCAAGGTTAGGCGCTAG
- a CDS encoding fumarylacetoacetate hydrolase family protein has translation MRLATIKLNGSEATAVVTENGVIPVETLNAKFNKSWSTELLKLLMTGQLEEMKIWFQNGGKKDIKSIADEMIPLVQVNYGPLYRHPRKIWGIGLNYVEHAADLHEKAPSTEPASFMKPDTTIIGPGDEIQIPVQSKRTTAESELGIIIGKECKDVSEEDAQSVIAGFTTIIDMTAEDILEINPRYLTRSKSFNTFFSFGPQLVTPDEVDDVLNLNVSTVINGSIHRRNVISNMTFRPWYLVSFHSKVMTLLPGDIISTGTPGAVVIRDGDVVACNIDGFESLVNRVKDLKAT, from the coding sequence ATGCGCCTTGCCACTATCAAGCTTAATGGTTCGGAAGCCACCGCAGTCGTGACAGAAAATGGAGTCATTCCCGTGGAGACATTAAATGCAAAGTTTAATAAATCCTGGTCGACAGAGCTGTTGAAACTGTTAATGACAGGGCAGCTGGAAGAAATGAAAATCTGGTTTCAAAACGGTGGGAAGAAGGATATTAAATCAATAGCAGATGAGATGATTCCACTTGTTCAAGTGAACTACGGACCGCTTTACCGCCATCCGCGAAAAATATGGGGCATCGGTCTTAATTATGTCGAGCACGCTGCAGACCTTCATGAAAAAGCACCAAGTACCGAACCCGCAAGCTTTATGAAACCGGACACTACGATTATAGGCCCGGGCGATGAGATCCAGATTCCCGTGCAGTCCAAACGCACAACAGCCGAATCTGAACTCGGCATCATTATCGGGAAGGAATGCAAAGATGTATCGGAAGAGGATGCCCAAAGCGTCATTGCTGGATTTACAACGATCATCGATATGACCGCTGAGGATATATTGGAAATTAATCCGAGGTATCTTACCCGCTCCAAAAGCTTCAATACATTTTTTAGTTTCGGCCCGCAACTGGTGACGCCAGATGAAGTGGACGATGTGCTGAATTTAAACGTGTCGACTGTAATTAACGGCAGCATTCACCGAAGAAATGTCATTTCTAACATGACATTTCGTCCCTGGTATCTGGTTTCATTCCACTCCAAAGTCATGACGCTGCTGCCGGGAGATATTATTTCTACCGGGACTCCGGGTGCTGTCGTCATTCGGGACGGCGATGTGGTGGCATGCAATATCGATGGGTTTGAGAGTCTGGTGAATCGTGTAAAGGATTTAAAAGCTACATAA
- a CDS encoding NAD(P)-dependent oxidoreductase, with protein MTVLITGGTGFIGINLSDELTDMGTDVVLFARASLPEEAKTTLDRRKGNYSFVHSDILNGNDLDHIIKKYGVTSIVHAAVITPDLERERSESRNIMQVNFMGTVEILEAAKRNNIEKLIYLSSGSVYGEAALDDDWLSEEKTYPRPTTLYAISKFAGERTVLRYKELFDMNLTVARVGTVFGPWERYTGVRDTLSPLFLTTRLAVLGKEAILSNPFHKDWVYSKDIARALTSLLFCKNLKHDVYHLSSGVIWSVLDWCEKLAKEFPEFNYKLVNSNEMANIPYSGDRSPLAINRIKEDVGYAPQYGLEESFSDYMQWIRDTSGFWTESSHSLGL; from the coding sequence ATGACGGTACTAATCACCGGAGGAACAGGTTTTATAGGTATTAATTTATCTGATGAACTAACCGATATGGGCACGGATGTCGTCTTATTTGCACGGGCTTCACTGCCTGAGGAAGCGAAAACCACTTTAGACCGTAGAAAAGGAAATTACTCATTTGTTCATTCAGATATATTAAACGGAAATGACTTAGATCATATTATAAAAAAATATGGTGTGACGAGTATAGTGCATGCTGCAGTAATTACGCCGGATTTAGAAAGAGAACGAAGCGAAAGCAGAAATATTATGCAAGTCAATTTTATGGGAACTGTAGAAATATTGGAGGCCGCAAAACGAAATAACATTGAAAAACTCATCTATTTAAGTTCGGGTTCGGTCTATGGAGAAGCAGCACTTGATGATGATTGGCTTAGCGAAGAGAAAACGTACCCTCGACCAACGACTTTATACGCAATTAGTAAATTCGCTGGTGAAAGAACTGTTTTAAGGTATAAAGAACTTTTTGATATGAATCTTACTGTTGCGAGAGTCGGAACGGTTTTTGGACCTTGGGAACGTTATACCGGCGTCAGAGATACGTTAAGTCCACTTTTTTTAACGACAAGATTGGCGGTCCTTGGGAAAGAAGCGATCCTTTCAAATCCATTTCACAAGGATTGGGTCTATAGCAAGGATATTGCGCGGGCACTTACCTCTTTATTGTTTTGCAAAAATTTAAAACATGATGTCTATCATTTAAGTTCAGGTGTTATTTGGTCTGTGTTAGATTGGTGTGAAAAACTAGCAAAAGAATTTCCGGAATTCAATTATAAATTAGTAAATAGTAATGAAATGGCAAATATTCCATACAGCGGAGATCGTTCTCCGCTTGCGATCAACAGAATAAAAGAAGACGTAGGATATGCGCCTCAGTATGGATTGGAAGAATCATTTAGCGATTATATGCAGTGGATTCGGGACACCTCTGGATTTTGGACTGAAAGTAGTCATTCATTGGGCCTTTAA
- a CDS encoding SDR family oxidoreductase — MTEKGFSMSGKVAIVTGAGGGIGRAIAVAFAEAGASVACLDLNLELAEATVAAVTATGTHGIAIRCDVAEEADTRDAVDRVVTTFGALHVLLNCAAASDPTSTVVDCTPADWDMVFAVNVRSAFLMSKWAVPAIASSGGGSIIHVASQLGRVGAPQRAVYCATKGALIQLAKAMAIDHASQNIRVNALSPGAVETQRMMRFGSMEAARAELGPKHLVGRIGLPNEIAAAAVFLASDASSFMTGADLLVDGGYTAI; from the coding sequence ATGACGGAGAAAGGATTTTCAATGAGCGGCAAGGTGGCGATCGTGACCGGCGCGGGAGGCGGCATCGGCCGCGCAATCGCGGTCGCTTTTGCCGAGGCGGGTGCATCCGTCGCCTGCCTCGATCTCAATCTTGAGCTCGCGGAGGCCACAGTCGCCGCAGTGACGGCCACCGGAACGCACGGCATCGCGATCCGCTGCGACGTCGCAGAGGAGGCAGATACGCGCGACGCTGTTGATCGCGTTGTGACGACGTTTGGCGCCCTGCATGTGCTTCTCAACTGCGCTGCCGCATCCGACCCGACGAGCACCGTGGTCGACTGCACACCCGCAGACTGGGACATGGTCTTCGCTGTCAATGTCCGGAGCGCGTTCCTGATGAGCAAATGGGCGGTGCCGGCAATCGCGTCTAGCGGCGGCGGGTCGATCATCCACGTCGCTTCTCAGTTGGGCCGGGTCGGCGCGCCACAGCGCGCGGTCTATTGCGCAACAAAGGGGGCGCTGATCCAACTTGCGAAGGCGATGGCGATCGACCATGCATCCCAGAACATCCGCGTCAACGCCCTGTCTCCAGGCGCGGTCGAGACACAGCGCATGATGCGCTTCGGCAGCATGGAGGCGGCACGTGCCGAGTTGGGGCCGAAGCACCTGGTCGGCCGTATCGGCCTGCCGAATGAGATCGCTGCAGCAGCAGTCTTTCTAGCGAGCGATGCCTCCAGCTTTATGACCGGTGCCGATCTATTGGTCGATGGTGGTTACACGGCGATCTGA
- a CDS encoding ABC transporter substrate-binding protein — MRKNVKWIANLAIASSLLLTLIGCSAGIANQTTTKVGSTSTSASTASSTPKTGGTLNISLSGDTASLDPSTSALGYERQVYQSIYDKLVELDTSGKMVPMLAEKWSISNDKKTYTFNLRQGVKFQDGTDFNAEAVKFNFERNKQDTSPRKNELKFVDKVTVLDPHTVQIVLTQPFSAFLSILTDRSGMMVSPDAVKKYGADFKSNPVGTGPFMLKTYTRGSSIVLDKNPNYWQQGLPKLDQVVYKIFPDPNVAFVNLKSGAVDITDSFPSKEIANMKNDPKTLVINEAGQGFSGLFMNLNKAPFDKVELRQAVDLLIDRDAIVNVALNGAAIPANSPFVPSQFAYGNNDKAAKPDIVKAKELLKKAGVPDGFSFKLIYIQNPTLQQVVQMIQAMLKQAGINVILEALDATAHQDQLVKMNFEAALQTWSGRTDPDQNAYDRFITGGYLNYSKYSNPEADKSLNESRMEDDQAKRKLSYDNLMKTLNTDVPYVFLFHSNYVFGLSKAVQGYKYVSDGIIRTVNLSKN; from the coding sequence ATGAGAAAAAACGTCAAGTGGATCGCCAATTTAGCGATAGCGTCCTCTTTGCTGCTAACTTTAATAGGATGTTCCGCCGGTATCGCCAATCAGACAACAACAAAAGTAGGCAGCACGAGTACGAGTGCGAGTACCGCCAGCAGTACACCGAAAACAGGAGGCACGTTAAACATTTCGCTGTCAGGGGACACTGCGTCTCTAGATCCCAGCACTTCAGCTCTCGGTTATGAACGACAAGTCTATCAAAGTATATACGACAAGCTGGTCGAGTTGGACACCTCGGGGAAAATGGTGCCGATGCTGGCCGAGAAATGGAGCATCTCGAACGATAAAAAAACGTATACGTTCAATCTGCGTCAAGGGGTTAAGTTCCAAGATGGAACCGACTTTAACGCCGAGGCGGTTAAGTTTAACTTTGAGCGAAATAAGCAAGACACCTCCCCGCGTAAAAACGAGCTGAAATTTGTGGACAAAGTAACGGTACTCGATCCGCATACAGTGCAGATCGTGCTGACACAGCCATTTTCCGCCTTCCTCTCCATTTTAACGGACCGTTCAGGCATGATGGTATCGCCGGATGCGGTAAAAAAATACGGCGCAGACTTTAAATCAAATCCGGTGGGTACAGGGCCCTTTATGCTTAAAACATACACCCGAGGATCATCGATTGTCCTGGATAAGAACCCGAATTACTGGCAGCAGGGTTTGCCGAAGCTCGACCAGGTCGTCTATAAAATCTTTCCGGACCCGAATGTCGCATTTGTCAATTTGAAGAGCGGTGCCGTCGATATAACTGACTCGTTTCCTTCCAAGGAAATCGCCAATATGAAAAACGATCCTAAGACTCTAGTCATTAATGAAGCCGGTCAAGGGTTTTCCGGATTATTTATGAATTTGAATAAAGCGCCTTTCGATAAGGTGGAATTGCGTCAAGCCGTCGATTTGCTGATTGACCGGGATGCCATTGTCAACGTGGCACTGAATGGTGCGGCTATTCCGGCGAATTCGCCTTTTGTGCCTTCGCAGTTTGCTTATGGCAACAACGATAAAGCTGCAAAGCCCGACATAGTGAAGGCTAAAGAGCTTCTGAAAAAGGCCGGTGTGCCGGACGGATTCTCCTTTAAACTGATATACATCCAAAATCCGACGCTCCAGCAGGTTGTCCAAATGATTCAAGCCATGCTTAAGCAGGCCGGCATCAATGTCATTCTGGAAGCCCTTGACGCCACCGCGCATCAGGATCAACTTGTTAAAATGAATTTCGAGGCGGCCCTGCAAACATGGAGCGGACGGACGGACCCGGACCAAAATGCTTACGATAGATTCATAACTGGAGGCTATTTGAACTATTCCAAATACAGCAATCCGGAAGCCGATAAGTCTCTCAATGAGTCCCGCATGGAGGATGATCAAGCCAAGCGCAAATTGAGTTACGATAATCTGATGAAAACGCTCAATACGGATGTCCCTTATGTGTTTCTGTTTCATTCGAATTATGTTTTCGGACTTTCCAAAGCGGTTCAAGGCTATAAGTACGTATCCGACGGTATAATCCGCACCGTTAATTTGAGTAAAAATTAA
- a CDS encoding GAF domain-containing protein, whose amino-acid sequence MNETISDLQLILEDLLQLTDASRTTLRIDIPEQNSNIDAPLIEVLAPGIRSIKSLAKLEQRKLPTVMFMEENRCNLIQEDCANSDVSPPKDLIQVYGVKAQMLGPLVWDHKLVGFISVHYTPSTRHWSQNEITALDDVKERVMTRLKQAQWVR is encoded by the coding sequence ATGAATGAAACGATTTCCGATCTTCAGCTCATTCTCGAAGATCTTCTTCAGCTAACCGATGCGAGCCGGACTACCTTGAGGATTGATATTCCAGAGCAAAACAGCAACATAGATGCACCTTTAATCGAGGTGTTAGCACCCGGTATTCGTTCTATAAAATCGCTCGCAAAGTTGGAACAACGCAAACTTCCTACGGTGATGTTTATGGAAGAAAATCGTTGCAACCTCATACAAGAAGATTGTGCCAACTCTGATGTTTCCCCGCCGAAGGATTTAATTCAAGTATACGGCGTTAAGGCGCAGATGTTAGGGCCACTTGTTTGGGATCATAAGTTGGTTGGTTTTATCTCGGTGCATTATACACCAAGTACCCGCCATTGGAGCCAAAATGAAATTACCGCACTCGATGATGTAAAAGAACGTGTCATGACCCGTTTAAAACAAGCTCAATGGGTGAGGTAA
- a CDS encoding gamma-glutamyl-gamma-aminobutyrate hydrolase family protein, translated as MKPLIGITSTKVSINPQAMGCYVADGYYNGVAKCGGIPIVIPLLEDEELIKEIIDRTDALIFTGGEDIGPHHYGEMPHRFLGEVFPLRDQIELMSVRYSLSKDKPILGICRGAQLINVAMGGTLYQDLPSQMKDSSQHMQKAPRPDASHYVSLQKGSKLFEIFQKGQVFSNSFHHQAVKDLAPHFMIAAQAEDGVVEGIESTVHQFALGIQWHPEMMWGKSEEMLQVCQYFIDYVKSQMN; from the coding sequence ATGAAACCGCTAATTGGAATTACAAGCACCAAAGTATCCATAAATCCTCAAGCAATGGGTTGCTACGTGGCAGACGGGTATTATAACGGAGTGGCAAAATGTGGAGGAATTCCTATCGTTATTCCTTTGCTTGAAGATGAAGAGTTAATAAAGGAAATTATAGATCGGACAGATGCGTTGATCTTTACCGGCGGTGAGGATATAGGGCCCCATCATTACGGAGAAATGCCTCATCGATTTCTAGGGGAAGTTTTTCCGCTTCGGGATCAAATCGAGCTCATGAGCGTTCGATATTCGTTATCGAAAGATAAACCGATTCTGGGGATTTGCCGAGGGGCTCAATTGATCAATGTGGCGATGGGAGGGACACTCTATCAAGATCTTCCTTCTCAAATGAAAGATAGTAGCCAGCATATGCAAAAAGCGCCTCGCCCAGATGCCAGCCACTATGTTTCTCTGCAAAAGGGCAGTAAGCTTTTTGAAATCTTTCAAAAAGGACAGGTATTCAGCAATAGTTTTCACCATCAGGCAGTTAAAGATTTGGCACCTCATTTCATGATTGCCGCACAAGCTGAAGATGGGGTGGTAGAAGGAATTGAGAGTACAGTACATCAATTTGCTTTAGGTATCCAATGGCATCCTGAAATGATGTGGGGCAAAAGTGAAGAAATGTTGCAGGTATGTCAGTACTTCATTGATTATGTAAAAAGTCAAATGAACTAA
- a CDS encoding ogr/Delta-like zinc finger family protein gives MLSKNRLGAAPKIYFRPEMKNCPHCGIRLKRSHTAWNKKISTLSGVIHAWSMAYACPNIDCPHAGVTYKSAEAEALSMKHSSYSYDVLCLVGELRFKQHRTCKEIADTLNERGIVTSERYAQTLYERYQTLLAASLDDYVKQILAETTAQNGGIILSMDGVQPEKGNEMLYVIREVFSGTILAAQNMKSGAAAELRTLIDPIIELGYPIVGIVSDGQVSIRQAFESLLPDVPYQYCQYHYLKDIAKPVVDADRKLKMELKKSMRGLRDIERKIEQAEKKAITEAQASAKASPLALSDAPEAPSYKEAQVAKGYAAAVRALLLEDGEPPLDLPGMLIYERAQAIQASLQRCLTKKRASSSSGYGQNFQ, from the coding sequence TTGCTTTCGAAAAATCGCCTCGGCGCCGCGCCGAAAATTTACTTCAGACCCGAAATGAAAAACTGCCCGCATTGCGGGATCAGATTAAAGCGTTCCCACACTGCATGGAACAAGAAAATTTCAACACTCAGCGGCGTCATTCACGCTTGGAGCATGGCTTATGCCTGTCCCAACATAGACTGTCCGCACGCTGGTGTCACGTACAAATCGGCTGAAGCGGAAGCGCTGAGTATGAAGCACTCCTCATACAGTTACGATGTGCTCTGTCTCGTCGGCGAACTGCGCTTCAAACAGCATCGCACCTGCAAGGAGATTGCGGATACGCTAAATGAGCGCGGTATAGTGACGAGTGAAAGATACGCACAAACCTTATATGAACGGTATCAAACACTGCTAGCTGCAAGCCTTGACGATTACGTCAAACAAATCTTGGCGGAAACCACAGCACAGAATGGCGGCATCATCCTTTCCATGGATGGCGTCCAACCCGAAAAAGGAAACGAGATGTTATACGTCATCCGAGAAGTATTTAGCGGCACGATTCTAGCGGCTCAGAACATGAAGAGCGGAGCCGCCGCCGAATTACGGACACTTATCGATCCGATTATTGAACTGGGTTATCCCATCGTAGGGATTGTCAGCGACGGGCAGGTTTCCATCCGGCAGGCTTTCGAATCGCTCTTGCCTGATGTACCGTATCAGTACTGCCAATACCATTATCTGAAAGACATCGCAAAGCCTGTTGTGGATGCCGATCGCAAACTCAAAATGGAACTGAAAAAGAGCATGCGCGGCCTGCGGGATATAGAGCGAAAAATCGAGCAAGCCGAGAAAAAAGCAATCACGGAAGCACAGGCAAGCGCAAAAGCGAGTCCCCTTGCATTGAGCGATGCACCAGAAGCGCCCTCGTACAAGGAGGCCCAGGTGGCAAAGGGTTATGCCGCTGCAGTGCGCGCTTTACTCCTGGAAGATGGCGAACCACCACTTGATTTGCCCGGTATGCTGATCTATGAACGAGCCCAGGCCATACAGGCGTCGCTACAGCGATGCTTGACTAAAAAAAGAGCCTCATCTTCTTCAGGGTATGGTCAGAATTTTCAGTAA
- a CDS encoding P1 family peptidase produces the protein MDDEGRAPLETRYRLRELGVNIGKFETGKWNGITDVEGVLVGQLTLSYELSGGKFAQTGVTAILPHPGNIFQEKVLGSYYVINGFGKTVGSVQLQELGLIESPIVLTNTLSVPAAAEGTIRYLLEQNKDIGDTTGTVNVIVGECNDGYLNDIRGLHVKPEDVYKTIQSAKSEMIEEGCVGAGTGMSCFGYKGGVGTSSRKASFHSESYTVGALVVSNFGKREDFHFPYCIPTAVLIGEQNDENGPDGSIMIVIATDAPVSERQLHRIAKRAAFGLARTGSYAAHGSGDIVISFSTAHRFPHYPTALTNTCSYLVESGEYISRLFEMTVEAVEEAIWNSLCKATTIRGQYGRIRHAIPYENMGFTSKEI, from the coding sequence ATGGATGACGAAGGGAGGGCACCCTTGGAAACACGATATAGACTACGGGAGCTCGGAGTAAACATAGGGAAATTTGAAACGGGAAAGTGGAACGGTATTACAGACGTTGAAGGAGTATTGGTCGGTCAACTAACGCTCTCCTATGAATTGTCAGGCGGAAAATTTGCACAAACTGGGGTAACAGCTATATTGCCGCACCCAGGAAACATATTTCAAGAAAAAGTGTTAGGCAGCTATTATGTCATTAATGGGTTTGGAAAAACAGTCGGAAGTGTGCAATTGCAGGAGCTTGGTCTCATTGAGAGCCCGATTGTGCTGACCAATACACTATCCGTTCCTGCTGCTGCGGAAGGGACGATCCGCTACCTGCTCGAACAAAATAAGGATATTGGCGATACGACGGGAACCGTAAATGTAATCGTCGGCGAGTGTAATGACGGGTATTTAAACGACATTCGCGGACTACATGTGAAACCTGAAGATGTGTATAAAACCATTCAATCAGCGAAATCAGAAATGATAGAAGAAGGATGTGTAGGTGCCGGAACAGGCATGTCTTGTTTTGGATACAAAGGAGGAGTCGGAACAAGCTCCAGAAAAGCCTCGTTTCATTCTGAATCATATACGGTAGGAGCACTCGTTGTAAGCAATTTTGGCAAAAGAGAAGATTTCCATTTTCCTTATTGTATCCCAACAGCGGTCCTTATCGGAGAACAAAATGATGAGAATGGTCCGGACGGCTCTATTATGATTGTCATTGCAACGGACGCGCCAGTAAGCGAGAGACAGCTTCATCGGATAGCCAAACGGGCGGCATTCGGGCTTGCACGTACAGGATCTTACGCTGCCCATGGAAGCGGAGACATTGTCATTTCGTTTTCTACTGCGCACCGTTTTCCCCATTATCCAACCGCATTAACAAATACATGTTCTTATCTTGTTGAAAGTGGTGAGTATATTTCGCGTTTGTTTGAAATGACCGTGGAGGCTGTCGAGGAAGCGATTTGGAACTCTTTATGTAAAGCAACTACGATTCGCGGTCAATATGGAAGAATTCGACACGCGATACCTTACGAAAACATGGGTTTTACTAGCAAGGAAATATGA
- a CDS encoding dipeptide ABC transporter ATP-binding protein encodes MGDLLVEVRNLKKYFPVNKGLLGRRKSYVRAVDGVSLSIHKGETLGLVGESGCGKSTTGRMIMRLLAPTEGEIWFNGKDISQFNDHQLREIRKEMQMVFQDPYASLNPRMTVGEIIAEPLVVHNMLAGKEKERRVHELLELVGLTSYHAKRYAHEFSGGQRQRIGIARALALNPKLIVADEPVSALDVSIQSQVLNLMQDLQQECGLTYLFISHDLSIVEHISTRVGVMYLGRIVEISDKDSLYDKPLHPYTQSLLSAVPVANPRIKKERIILEGDIPSPSNPPKGCAFHPRCRSCMDICKTTVPELNEIEPSHFAACHLYG; translated from the coding sequence ATGGGTGATCTGTTAGTCGAAGTGAGAAATTTAAAGAAATACTTCCCGGTTAACAAAGGGTTACTAGGTCGGAGAAAATCGTATGTTCGTGCTGTCGACGGGGTTTCTCTCTCCATTCACAAGGGAGAAACGCTCGGATTGGTTGGAGAAAGCGGATGCGGAAAGTCTACGACAGGACGCATGATCATGCGGTTATTAGCGCCGACTGAAGGCGAAATATGGTTTAATGGCAAAGACATCAGCCAGTTCAATGACCATCAGTTGCGGGAGATAAGAAAAGAAATGCAGATGGTTTTTCAGGATCCTTATGCCTCCCTTAATCCTCGGATGACAGTCGGAGAAATCATCGCGGAGCCTTTAGTCGTTCATAACATGCTGGCTGGAAAAGAGAAAGAGAGACGTGTCCATGAGTTGTTGGAATTAGTCGGCCTCACTTCTTATCACGCGAAACGCTATGCCCATGAATTTAGCGGAGGCCAAAGGCAACGAATCGGGATTGCTAGAGCTCTTGCTTTGAATCCAAAGTTGATTGTGGCTGACGAGCCTGTTTCAGCGCTTGATGTTTCCATTCAATCCCAAGTGTTGAACCTTATGCAGGATTTGCAACAGGAATGTGGGTTGACCTATCTATTTATCTCCCATGACCTTAGCATTGTGGAGCATATAAGCACTCGCGTAGGCGTCATGTATCTGGGAAGAATTGTCGAGATTTCTGACAAGGATTCTCTGTATGATAAACCGTTACATCCTTATACCCAGTCTTTATTATCTGCTGTTCCGGTAGCGAATCCGCGTATTAAGAAAGAACGGATCATCCTGGAAGGGGATATTCCAAGTCCATCCAATCCGCCCAAAGGATGTGCGTTTCACCCACGCTGCCGGTCCTGTATGGATATTTGCAAGACGACCGTTCCTGAATTAAATGAGATTGAGCCGAGTCATTTTGCAGCCTGCCATTTATATGGATGA
- a CDS encoding ABC transporter ATP-binding protein: MNDKILEISNLKTYFFLDSGQVPAVNGVDFFIRKGETLGIVGESGCGKSVTSLSIMRLLAHTPGRVVDGSIRFEGTDLLSLSENAMREIRGNEIAMIFQEPMTSLNPVFKIGDQIGEAVRLHLKLDKKQAREHVKNMLKLVGIPRATEIMDEYPHQLSGGMRQRVMIAMAMSCEPKLLIADEPTTALDVTIQAQILDLMKKLKEEKGTAIMLITHDLGIVAEMCDRVVVMYAGKVVEEADVFEIFENPQHPYTKGLLNSIPKLRQKMDRLESIPGNVPIPANMPTGCKFAPRCSQAMDICWEQDPDLMQIADGHQCRCFLLNVNKLAKEA; encoded by the coding sequence ATGAACGACAAGATATTGGAAATTTCGAATTTAAAAACTTATTTTTTTTTAGATAGCGGTCAAGTTCCTGCTGTCAATGGTGTCGATTTTTTTATACGCAAAGGGGAGACGCTCGGAATTGTAGGCGAATCCGGTTGCGGCAAAAGCGTCACCTCTCTTTCTATCATGCGTCTGTTAGCGCATACTCCGGGAAGAGTGGTCGATGGGTCGATTCGATTTGAAGGAACGGACCTTTTATCCCTATCGGAAAATGCAATGAGAGAGATCCGGGGTAACGAAATCGCGATGATTTTCCAGGAGCCGATGACTTCCCTAAACCCGGTCTTTAAAATTGGAGACCAGATTGGCGAGGCTGTGCGGCTTCATCTAAAGCTCGACAAGAAACAGGCCCGGGAACATGTGAAGAATATGTTGAAATTAGTGGGAATTCCACGCGCGACGGAAATTATGGACGAGTATCCGCACCAGCTGTCCGGCGGAATGAGGCAAAGAGTGATGATTGCGATGGCCATGTCATGCGAGCCAAAGCTGTTAATCGCTGATGAACCGACAACCGCTCTTGATGTTACCATACAAGCGCAGATCCTTGATTTGATGAAGAAGCTGAAAGAAGAAAAAGGGACAGCCATCATGCTGATTACCCATGATTTGGGCATTGTGGCTGAAATGTGCGACCGTGTCGTGGTGATGTATGCAGGAAAAGTGGTAGAGGAAGCCGATGTTTTTGAAATTTTTGAAAATCCGCAACACCCTTATACGAAAGGGTTGCTTAACTCCATTCCAAAGCTGCGTCAAAAAATGGATCGGCTGGAGTCCATTCCAGGCAACGTTCCGATTCCGGCGAATATGCCGACTGGGTGCAAATTTGCTCCGCGCTGCTCGCAAGCCATGGACATTTGCTGGGAACAAGACCCTGATTTGATGCAAATCGCAGATGGCCATCAATGTCGCTGTTTCCTCCTAAATGTGAATAAACTTGCAAAGGAGGCGTAA